One Glycine max cultivar Williams 82 chromosome 6, Glycine_max_v4.0, whole genome shotgun sequence DNA segment encodes these proteins:
- the LOC102665172 gene encoding uncharacterized protein, translating into MKNEVVESLVESRQNMHTKLQKRLKKAQDSMKKHTDARRDDVTFAVNQWVYVKLRPTHQRSVTGTHHPKLSKRYFGPFKILAKVGEVAYRLDLPIEARIHPVFHFSLLRLHHGPPPSSTEPWTLEIVGQKPMQRPLCILDSKLDTSTSPPTQLVLTQWVGQPPEDTSWEPWLELRDTYHLEDKVVSKDRGIASIQASIDANEEAHSATMTDDAPARPARAVTRLGYLRDYIS; encoded by the coding sequence ATGAAGAACGAAGTTGTTGAGTCACTGGTCGAATCACGACAGAACATGCATACAAAACTACAGAAGCGGTTGAAGAAGGCTCAAGACTCCATGAAGAAACATACTGATGCAAGGCGTGACGATGTTACCTTCGCTGTAAACCAATGGGTCTATGTGAAGCTTCGACCAACTCACCAGCGATCAGTTACAGGGACACATCACCCAAAACTATCAAAACGATACTTCGGGCCCTTTAAGATCCTTGCTAAAGTGGGTGAAGTCGCATATCGGCTTGATCTTCCAATTGAGGCCCGTATCCATCCTGTCTTTCATTTCTCGCTACTGCGCCTTCATCATGGACCCCCACCTTCATCGACTGAGCCGTGGACCTTAGAGATCGTTGGTCAGAAACCCATGCAACGCCCTCTTTGCATTTTGGATAGTAAGCTTGATACATCCACTTCTCCTCCAACCCAGCTAGTTCTAACCCAATGGGTTGGCCAACCTCCCGAAGACACTTCCTGGGAACCCTGGCTCGAGCTACGTGACACctaccaccttgaggacaaggtggttTCCAAGGACAGAGGTATTGCTAGCATTCAGGCCTCTATTGATGCTAACGAAGAAGCTCACAGCGCCACCATGACAGATGATGCTCCCGCAAGACCAGCACGTGCCGTAACTAGACTTGGATACTTAAGAGATTACATTAGCTAG